The DNA sequence ACACTAGCAACACACTCAAAGAACACTCTTCCTCGCAATGAAAATGGTACCGAGCTTTGCCAAGTTGAAACCCATTTTGGCCCCTGAAATTTTCGACCGGCCTCAATTTTGACCCCCAAATTTATAGTTATCCAATTAACACCTCTAAATATTGGATTGTGCCCCACGCTTGCCCCCGTTAACGGAGATCTGATGTGGCACATTAAGTTGACAGAGTGTGTATCCACGTGGCACTTAACTTGCTAGAATGGATGTGTGATGAGTGAATGATGTAGCAAAAGTTGAATGAACTCAATTTGCAACCCTCTTTTCCCAATATGTTCGAGACTTTACTAGAGAAATTGAGTTCATTCAACTTTTGCCACGTCATTCACTCATCACACATCCATTTTGGCAAGTTGGGTGCCACGTGGATACACACTTTGTCAACTTAACGTGCCACATCAAATCTCCGTTAACGGAGATAGCTACAGGGGTAAACATGGGACACAATCTAATATTTGAGGGTGTTAATTGGGTAACTATAAATTTGGGGGTCGAAATTGAGGCCGATCGAAAATTTTAGGGGCCAAAATGGGTTTCAACTCGAGCTTTGCCATATATATAGGGGAGCATTCAGTACGCCCCCCACGTGCTAACTCAACACGCTTCCCGCCCCCTTCCCACTTTTTGATTTATCAGCCAATGACAGTTTGCCACGTGTAACACACTTTCTGTGCTGACTCAGCACCTCCCCATATGCTACAACTCCATGCAATTAGACTTCGCCACATGGTAATCACGGCCCCCACATGTTGTATTCAATATGCCCTCCGCGTGTTTAATCTTTTATCTGACACTTCCACCAATTTGTAATATATGTACTACACCCATTTCTAGCTAAAACACCACTAACCATAGTCAAGTTCTTTAGCCTCAATTTTGAACTTATAATATTTTCCGCTTTAGGATGCGACGATTAATTGTGATAACACATTCGTGTGTGATTAACGACtcaatacttattttttttatgagcttctagttataatattattttttttataattatatatatgtatgtttttTAAGTGTGGTAACATTTTACTATCATTAATTTAcgattagaatataaaattttgtgtAGCACGGTGTTACATTTTTTCACTACCAAAATATCATGGTTGAATAATGAACATAACGATTAATTTGCCGTTGATTATAAGTATTTGAGtacaaaaattatagaaaatttaaaaatttttccatatttaaaatatatgttaCATTTATACGATTTTAATTGACGAtgtctacttttattttatttttgtctaagaaaaaaaaaggaaaaagaagaagagaagggaaagaaagagagagaggtgaGTGGGTCAGAGGCACACGTTATGAGCAGGCAATTCCATGTGCCCACATGGTTCAGAGAAATAACAAGAAACACCAAAACACACCAATAaccaactcctcaaacctcacatatctctctctctctttctctctctttcattCGCTGCTTGTGATTGtgtttcaagaagaagaagatgaaagaggGTAGTGAGGGGTTCGTGAGAGCCGATCAGATTGATCTGAAGAGCATAGATGAGCAGCTCGAGAGGCATCTCAACAAGGTCATCACCATGGACAAGAAGAAGAACCTCGACGACGACCTTCACCACCATCACAACCTTCTTCCTCAGCTTCACACAACCACAAGCGCTTCTTCTTCTCCCAAATTCAAGAGTCCCGTTAGTAGTCCTTTCAAGAAGCAGAGGCAGGATTGGGAAATTGACCCTTCCAAGCTCATCATTAAGTCCGTTATAGCGCGTGGCACTTTCGGCACTGTTCACCGTGCTCTCTATGATTCTCAAGATGTTGCtggttagtttttatttttattttatctggtTTAGATGTTCAATTCCCCTTTAATTTAACTTACGCAATCGTAGTTTTTTTGTTCTTGCGATTAAAGatcgatttttttttgtttgtttacttgttttggttttggttaatgaACATGAATTGTTGCAATTGTAAAGAATTCTGATTTCTAAGCAAGGTTTTTGCTTCAATTCAACTTCAATTTCGCTTTGTCCCTTGCTCTTTTGAATTCTTCTTGAAAAGAGTTGACTTTTAGTCTAATTGATGGTACTGGGTGCCTTCCTATTGCAGCGTCTAACTTGCAACATGGAGTTAGGTAATTAGGTTCAAATTGTGAAAAAATGTTGGTGATTTCGATGATGATTTCTGTGTCTTACTTTTTCATGTGACCCCCCTTTGGTGGTGGTGTTAGTCTTTAGGTGTGGTGAATCAAATGAATACAGAATCTATTGTTTGGTTGGTTGTTGTTTTGAGCCGATTTTTGCTCATCATAGTTATTTGTGATTACTTGCTCAATGCTCAGTCAAATTGCTGGATTGGGGCGAAGAAGGGCAAAGGACGGAAGCCGAAGTTAATTCTTTGAGGTCAGCCTTTATACAGGAAGTTGCTGTATGGCACAAACTTGACCATCCCAATGTCACAAAGGTTAATTTGAATACCTTTTCTTGTTTTGTGGTGTTTGTGCTGTTGTGTGTAACCTTTTTTGAGCTTGTACATTCCAGTGACGCATATGCTAGTATGATTTGCATATTACGTTTGTATATATCAcctttcggttttgtgttttattttgttgttgtattaatttttttttatagaggTGTCAATGGTCAAGTGTTTAGGCCTTTTGTAATTCTTTAACGCCCAAGGACGCCAACTTAGGTAGTTTCAGCTTCTGAGGGATTAGTCTCCATTTCTGTTCTTACCACCTTATCTGCAACCTTTGCCTAAGTTTAACATGAATTTGCTTTCTGTTGTGGAAACAAGTGTCCTTTGTTGCTGTTATTCATGTGATATTTTTTCATTTCTGAAATACAAGAAACTCAATATTACTGAAGCTTATTTGCAACACAGGAGCATGGATGCCCTTGAccttgattttattttttcctcTTATTCTCCTGGACTAGATTTCTAGTATTTAGTTAGGGTATAGAAGATTGAAATAATTTTGAGGTTTAGGAGAATGTAGGATGAGGTATCCATAAGTTGGAGGAGGATAAACAGATGTGAATAGGCACTTCCTTTTGGCTCAGCATCTCTTTGTTTTGAAATCTACTAATCATGGAAGCTTTTTCTTACGGTCCTACAATTCATGGTGAATTTTTTCTTTGGAACAGTTCACATGTTTAGTAATAATGTAATAGTAACAACTCTTCCCTATATGAAGTTAGGCATTTTCTGATGCAAGCAGAGATATGCTATATATGCATTACATTCAAGTCCATTCACATGCTATGTTGGGCAAGTTGGGGTGTTTCATGGTCTTTGTCCTAGTCGTTCAGTCTTTTGTTGGACAAAAGATGGATGCAAGTACAGAGGACAATGACAATCATAATGCCTCATatgctctttttttcttcttgagATCATCTCTTTCCTTCAATCGCATTGCGTGATATTTAATCGTTgattctctatttctctctcagACTCTCTTCAAAGTTATTATGCACATTTTTGCAGCCGTTTTTCTTCCCCACCATATTAAACTatttactttttcattttttagtttatagGTGCAACTATGGGGTCTTCAGAACTACAGATACAAACCGAGAATGGTGTAATTAGCATGCCGAGCAATATCTGTTGTGTTATTGTTGAGTATCTTCCAGGAGGAACACTTAAATCTTACTTAATAAAGAACAGGAGGAGGAAACTAGCCTTTAAGGTTGTCATCCAGCTGGCACTTGATCTTGCAAGAGGGTATCTATCCATTTTGATTGTGATTTAGCATGCTCTGAATGTAAAACTCTCGTAATCTGGAGAATCATCCAAATTGAATTCACTTCGTTCTGCTTTTGCAGGCTGAGTTACCTTCACTCGCAGAAGATTGTCCATAGAGATGTAAAGACAGAAAACATGCTATTGGATAAGACACGTACAGTTAAAATTGCCGATTTTGGGGTTGCACGAGTGGAGGCATCAAATCCTAATGATATGACTGGGGAGACTGGCACTCTTGGTTACATGGCTCCAGAGGTGTGTAGTTAGTACTCTTAGTGCAAAGAATTGCACTTATCCAAATATAATTCATCCAACAGGGAATGGAAATATCTGGCTTCCATGTTTCATCCAAAAATGGGGATGAATGTTTTCAATCTCTGGTTTCATATCATTGGATTCATCAATGATGAAAAATACTGACCTTAATGTCAGCAACTAGCTTGTGAATATGAAGACAAAATGATctgatgaaaattttttatttgataaaaaacAAAGAGACAGCCTACGTAATTGACTGTTCATGGTGGCTTACAGGTTTTAAATGGCAACCCCTATAACAGGAAGTGTGATGTGTACAGTTTTGGAATCTGCTTGTGGGAGATTTATTGTTGTGACATGCCATATCCTGACCTAAGTTTCTCAGAAATTACTTCAGCCGTGGTTCGCCAGGTACATTTTCCTTCTTTATTTGATTCCTTGTCTCATTTATTCTATGTTTGAATCCATTATAATATAATCCATCATTTCCTTTTGTAAATTTAGAATCTGAGACCAGAAATACCAAGATGTTGCCCAAGCTCTCTAGCAAATGTGATGAAGAAATGCTGGGATGCGAGTCCCGATAAGCGGCCAGAGATGGACGAGGTGGTCTCGATGTTGGAGGCCATTGACACATCCAAAGGCGGAGGCATGATTCCCGTTGATCAGCAACAGGGTTGTCTTTGCTTCCGCAAGTACAGAGGTCCTTGAAAGTTTTATTCTTTAGTCCAAGAAAACAATTGGGGTATAGTGATTTTTTCActatttgaagaatgattttgtaTCTATGGAGAAAACAGAAATTGGAAACCGAAATGAGaggaatatatatataggtaGGAGTTGGTGACATGTCAAtgattttcttttcatatttttttaccgATTCTTGCCCATTTGATTTGGGTTCTGTGGGTATGTATGCTATTAGTTTTCAGCCTGGCCTTGTAACATCCTAGCAGGATATACTGCTGCAAATTTGCAATCATAATTGATGTGATTATATTGGATCCATTTGCTTTTGTATCCTAATCTCTACTCTATGTATCATGTACTCATGTTCACTTGAAAACTTCTCATATTGTCCAGAGGAATTTGGATTCGGTAAAGTATAATctatcattatttattttatagatgggattaagagaaaatataaaagataaagtattcaatggtga is a window from the Arachis hypogaea cultivar Tifrunner chromosome 1, arahy.Tifrunner.gnm2.J5K5, whole genome shotgun sequence genome containing:
- the LOC112695569 gene encoding serine/threonine-protein kinase 52, encoding MKEGSEGFVRADQIDLKSIDEQLERHLNKVITMDKKKNLDDDLHHHHNLLPQLHTTTSASSSPKFKSPVSSPFKKQRQDWEIDPSKLIIKSVIARGTFGTVHRALYDSQDVAVKLLDWGEEGQRTEAEVNSLRSAFIQEVAVWHKLDHPNVTKFIGATMGSSELQIQTENGVISMPSNICCVIVEYLPGGTLKSYLIKNRRRKLAFKVVIQLALDLARGLSYLHSQKIVHRDVKTENMLLDKTRTVKIADFGVARVEASNPNDMTGETGTLGYMAPEVLNGNPYNRKCDVYSFGICLWEIYCCDMPYPDLSFSEITSAVVRQNLRPEIPRCCPSSLANVMKKCWDASPDKRPEMDEVVSMLEAIDTSKGGGMIPVDQQQGCLCFRKYRGP